One segment of Rhodothermus bifroesti DNA contains the following:
- a CDS encoding glycoside hydrolase family 5 protein, whose product MSRYLLLWVWVMLSSSAFAQPQKVDDVVIDTTHAPASPPRTYSLPFVRVEGNRFVDENGRTLVFRGVSIADPDRLERIGKWNKTLFEVIKKDWNANIVRIPVHPQAWRERGASAYLKLLDQAVAWANALQLYLIIDWHSIGNLRTELFQHPMYNTTKTETFRFWKTIAEHFRHNPIVAFYELFNEPTHFNGTLGRMSWEEYKAIIEEIIYIIYAHDQTVIPLVGGFDWAYDLTPVREHPINFPGVAYTAHPYPQKRQPPWEEKWEQDWGFVANTYPVFVTELGFMSADGPGAHVPVIGDETYGEAILRYMEQKGISWTAWVFDPVWSPQLIANWDFEPTPQGRFFRDKMRQLNPRN is encoded by the coding sequence ATGTCCCGCTACTTGCTCCTATGGGTCTGGGTCATGCTTTCGAGCTCGGCATTCGCCCAACCGCAAAAAGTTGATGACGTAGTGATCGACACCACGCACGCACCAGCCTCCCCGCCTCGCACGTATTCACTTCCTTTCGTGCGTGTTGAAGGCAACCGTTTTGTCGACGAAAACGGCCGCACGCTCGTTTTCCGAGGCGTATCGATTGCCGATCCTGACCGACTGGAGCGCATTGGCAAATGGAATAAAACGCTTTTTGAAGTGATCAAAAAAGACTGGAATGCCAACATTGTCCGCATTCCGGTCCACCCCCAAGCTTGGCGCGAGCGTGGCGCGTCGGCGTACCTAAAACTTCTCGACCAAGCGGTTGCGTGGGCTAATGCGCTGCAGCTTTACTTGATCATTGACTGGCATAGCATTGGTAACTTGCGCACAGAGCTCTTTCAGCACCCGATGTATAACACCACCAAAACGGAGACTTTCCGTTTCTGGAAAACCATTGCAGAGCACTTTCGCCATAATCCGATCGTGGCTTTCTATGAGCTTTTTAACGAACCCACCCATTTTAACGGTACGCTAGGTCGCATGTCTTGGGAAGAGTACAAGGCCATTATAGAAGAAATCATCTACATCATCTACGCGCACGACCAGACCGTCATCCCCCTGGTAGGGGGCTTTGATTGGGCCTACGACCTCACTCCGGTTCGTGAGCATCCCATTAACTTTCCCGGGGTTGCCTACACGGCGCATCCCTATCCTCAAAAACGCCAGCCCCCTTGGGAAGAAAAATGGGAGCAAGACTGGGGATTTGTGGCAAACACGTATCCGGTGTTTGTTACCGAACTGGGGTTCATGAGCGCAGACGGCCCTGGTGCCCACGTTCCAGTAATTGGCGATGAGACGTATGGTGAAGCAATCCTTCGCTACATGGAACAAAAGGGGATTTCTTGGACGGCATGGGTATTTGATCCCGTTTGGTCCCCGCAACTCATCGCCAATTGGGATTTTGAACCTACACCTCAGGGCCGATTTTTCCGTGA